The proteins below come from a single Triplophysa rosa linkage group LG12, Trosa_1v2, whole genome shotgun sequence genomic window:
- the smad3b gene encoding mothers against decapentaplegic homolog 3b, translating to MSILPFTPPVVKRLLGWKKGEQNGQEEKWCEKAVKSLVKKLKKTGQLDELEKAITTQSINTKCITILRSLDGRLQVSHRKGLPHVIYCRLWRWPDLQSHHELRAIDLCEFAFHMKKDEVCVNPYHYQRVETPVLPPVLVPRHTDIPTEFPPLDDYSIPENTIFPADIEPPSNYIPETPPPGYLSEDGETSDHQMNHSMDTGSPSLSPNPVSPTNNNLDLEPVTYCESAFWCSISYYELNQRVGETFHASQPSLTVDGFTDPSNAERFCLGLLSNVNRNAAVELTRRHIGRGVRLYYIGGEVFAECLSDSAIFVQSPNCNQRYGWHPATVCKIPPGCNLKIFNNQEFAALLAQSVNQGFEAVYQLTRMCTIRMSFVKGWGAEYRRQTVTSTPCWIELHLNGPLQWLDRVLTQMGSPNLRCSSVS from the exons ATGTCCATATTACCTTTCACGCCTCCTGTCGTGAAGAGACTGTTGGGCTGGAAGAAGGGCGAGCAGAACGGACAGGAGGAGAAATGGTGTGAGAAGGCAGTAAAGAGTCTGGTGAAGAAGTTGAAGAAGACGGGACAGCTGGACGAGCTGGAGAAGGCCATTACCACCCAGAGTATCAACACGAAGTGCATCACTATACTAAG GTCTCTGGATGGCCGTCTGCAGGTATCTCATAGAAAAGGCCTCCCTCATGTGATCTACTGCCGACTGTGGCGCTGGCCTGACCTGCAGTCCCACCATGAGCTGCGTGCCATAGACCTGTGTGAGTTTGCCTTCCACATGAAGAAGGACGAAGTGTGTGTAAACCCTTACCACTACCAGCGTGTGGAGACACCAG TTCTGCCTCCAGTCCTGGTTCCTCGGCACACTGACATCCCCACAGAATTCCCTCCGCTGGATGATTACTCCATTCCTGAGAACACCATATTCCCTGCCGACATTGAGCCTCCGAGCAACTATATTCCGG AGACACCTCCTCCAGGGTATCTGAGCGAGGATGGGGAAACCAGTGACCATCAAATGAACCACAGTATGGACACAG gTTCCCCGAGCCTTTCACCCAACCCTGTCTCACCCACAAACAACAACTTAG ACCTGGAACCGGTAACATACTGTGAATCTGCGTTCTGGTGTTCCATCTCCTACTACGAGCTGAACCAGCGTGTGGGCGAGACCTTTCACGCCTCTCAACCATCTCTGACAGTAGACGGCTTTACGGACCCCTCTAACGCAGAGCGATTCTGCCTGGGCCTGTTGTCCAACGTGAACCGCAACGCTGCTGTGGAGCTCACGCGCAGGCACATCG GCCGAGGTGTGCGCTTGTATTACATCGGAGGCGAAGTGTTTGCAGAGTGTCTGAGCGACAGCGCTATTTTCGTCCAGAGTCCAAACTGTAACCAGCGTTACGGCTGGCACCCTGCCACAGTGTGTAAGATTCCTCCCG GCTGTAATCTGAAGATTTTCAATAATCAGGAGTTTGCCGCTCTGTTGGCTCAATCAGTGAATCAGGGGTTTGAAGCGGTGTACCAGCTCACCCGCATGTGCACCATCCGCATGAGTTTCGTCAAAGGTTGGGGGGCGGAGTACAG